Proteins from a single region of Candidatus Saccharibacteria bacterium:
- a CDS encoding phosphatase PAP2 family protein, giving the protein MRPLLHKFDERIKKIVDRWPANARFVMQFATTIGQPVFTVGISVFAIGLGWNGANSALMYSGIIALTVLVLSTIIKLLLKRSRPLTEYVTRMWMKTYSLPSGHAVGAIASYGLVGYVVSRPLVGIEAIASLLFFTLIIAMIGISRIYLGAHYATDVVAGWLLGGVALVIIVGVLQPTL; this is encoded by the coding sequence ATGAGACCTTTGTTGCATAAGTTTGACGAGCGTATTAAGAAGATTGTTGATCGTTGGCCGGCGAACGCCAGGTTTGTTATGCAATTTGCGACAACGATTGGCCAGCCGGTATTTACTGTTGGTATTTCTGTGTTTGCTATTGGGCTGGGTTGGAATGGCGCCAACTCTGCGCTAATGTATTCGGGAATTATTGCCCTAACGGTATTAGTGCTAAGTACGATCATAAAACTTCTTTTAAAGCGCAGCCGGCCTTTGACGGAATATGTTACAAGAATGTGGATGAAAACATATAGCTTGCCAAGTGGTCACGCCGTTGGCGCGATCGCTTCGTACGGGCTAGTGGGATATGTTGTTTCGCGCCCTCTTGTTGGAATAGAGGCTATCGCTTCCCTGCTATTTTTCACCCTTATTATTGCGATGATAGGTATTTCTCGTATTTATCTTGGAGCGCATTACGCAACCGACGTCGTGGCGGGTTGGTTACTTGGCGGTGTTGCGCTCGTTATTATTGTTGGTGTCTTGCAGCCTACGTTATGA
- a CDS encoding YajQ family cyclic di-GMP-binding protein has product MPSFSFDIVSDFDKAEMNNVFAGTEREIGNRYDFKGTPAAIEWMPDKTGFKITGAGQWQCDAVLDIVRKKLAAREQSAKVLDLSKTPVESNLKTTWEIPFKQGLTQDDSKQITKLLREQAPKVKAQIQGDSVRVTSASKDELQNVIALLNTTEFDFPLHYINYR; this is encoded by the coding sequence ATGCCAAGTTTTTCTTTTGATATCGTTAGCGACTTCGATAAGGCAGAGATGAACAACGTCTTTGCCGGGACCGAGCGCGAAATAGGAAACCGTTATGACTTTAAAGGTACCCCCGCAGCAATTGAGTGGATGCCCGACAAGACAGGTTTTAAAATCACCGGTGCAGGACAATGGCAATGCGACGCCGTCCTTGATATCGTGCGCAAAAAGCTTGCCGCACGCGAACAAAGCGCGAAGGTGCTAGATCTTTCTAAAACGCCTGTTGAAAGTAACCTAAAAACAACATGGGAAATCCCTTTTAAGCAGGGCCTTACACAAGACGATTCAAAACAAATCACCAAGTTACTCCGCGAACAGGCTCCAAAAGTGAAGGCGCAAATCCAGGGTGACAGCGTACGCGTGACAAGCGCTAGCAAAGATGAGCTGCAAAACGTTATCGCACTTCTAAATACTACCGAGTTCGACTTTCCACTGCATTACATTAATTACCGCT